A single region of the Sphingobium sp. TKS genome encodes:
- a CDS encoding ABCB family ABC transporter ATP-binding protein/permease, with translation MPPSTPDNSPLPPVWATMRRFFPYLWPADAPALRRRVAIAMALVLVAKIVSLAMPFAYKGAIDRMAPGMESGASLAIALVVAYAGARFGSVLFDNLRNAIFERVGQEAGRRLADDVFVHLHRLSLRFHLDRRTGAVTKIVERGTKSIDTMLYFLLFNIAPTVLELAAVCVIFFVKFGPGLVAATLVMVALYIWFTRAITEWRNQLRRDMVDMDTSAVAHAVDSLLNFETVKYFGAEDREAARYSKAMRRYADAAVKSENSLAWLNIGQSLITNLMMAGAMGYTVWGWSRGQFSTGDVVLVNTLLAQLFRPLDLLGMVYRTIRQGLIDMEAMYKLIDTETEISDAHGAPMLQTHAGEVCFDHVHFSYDPEREILHGVSFTVPAGKTLAIVGPSGAGKSTIARLLFRFYDIQGGRILIDGQDIAGVTQQSLRAAIGIVPQDMVLFNDTVGYNIGYGREGATQAEIEAAARAASIHDFIMGLPQGYATRVGERGLKLSGGEKQRVAIARTLLKDPPVLVLDEATSALDSRTETEIQDVLRSISRKRTTLIVAHRLSTVVDADEIIVLEQGRIVERGRHGDLVRADGLYAAMWARQATERDDMPVEPGIEPKIEDLFEVVVPGGRG, from the coding sequence ATGCCGCCATCCACGCCTGACAATTCGCCTCTTCCGCCCGTCTGGGCGACGATGCGGCGCTTCTTTCCCTATCTCTGGCCCGCCGACGCTCCAGCGCTGCGGCGACGGGTCGCAATTGCCATGGCTCTTGTGCTGGTGGCGAAGATCGTCAGCCTGGCCATGCCCTTCGCCTATAAGGGCGCCATCGACCGCATGGCGCCGGGGATGGAGTCCGGCGCAAGCCTCGCCATCGCGCTGGTCGTCGCCTATGCGGGCGCGCGTTTCGGCAGCGTGCTGTTCGACAATCTGCGCAACGCCATTTTCGAACGCGTTGGGCAGGAAGCCGGGCGGCGGCTGGCCGATGACGTGTTCGTCCATCTGCACCGGCTGTCGTTGCGCTTCCATCTCGACCGGCGCACCGGCGCCGTCACCAAGATCGTCGAGCGCGGCACGAAGAGCATCGACACGATGCTCTATTTCCTGCTGTTCAACATCGCGCCGACGGTGCTGGAACTGGCGGCGGTCTGCGTCATCTTCTTCGTGAAATTCGGTCCCGGACTGGTCGCGGCGACATTGGTGATGGTGGCGCTCTATATCTGGTTCACCCGCGCGATCACCGAATGGCGCAACCAGCTCCGCCGCGACATGGTGGACATGGACACAAGCGCCGTCGCCCATGCCGTCGACAGCCTGCTCAATTTCGAGACGGTCAAATATTTCGGCGCCGAGGACCGCGAGGCGGCCCGCTACAGCAAGGCGATGCGGCGCTATGCCGATGCGGCGGTCAAGTCGGAGAACAGCCTCGCCTGGCTCAATATCGGCCAGTCGCTGATCACCAATCTGATGATGGCGGGCGCCATGGGCTATACCGTCTGGGGCTGGAGCCGGGGGCAATTCTCGACCGGCGATGTGGTGCTGGTGAACACGCTGCTCGCCCAGCTTTTCCGGCCGCTCGACCTGCTGGGCATGGTCTATCGGACGATCCGGCAGGGGTTGATCGACATGGAGGCGATGTACAAGCTGATCGATACCGAAACGGAGATCAGCGATGCGCACGGCGCGCCGATGCTGCAAACCCATGCGGGCGAAGTGTGCTTCGACCATGTGCATTTCAGCTATGATCCGGAGCGCGAGATTTTGCATGGGGTGAGCTTCACCGTACCGGCGGGCAAGACCCTCGCCATTGTCGGGCCTTCGGGCGCGGGCAAGTCGACCATCGCGCGGCTGCTGTTCCGCTTCTACGACATTCAGGGCGGGCGCATCCTGATCGACGGGCAGGATATAGCCGGGGTGACGCAGCAATCCCTGCGCGCCGCCATCGGCATCGTGCCGCAGGACATGGTGCTGTTCAACGACACGGTCGGCTATAATATCGGCTATGGGCGCGAGGGCGCGACGCAGGCGGAGATCGAGGCGGCGGCCAGGGCGGCTTCGATCCACGATTTCATCATGGGGCTGCCGCAAGGCTATGCCACGCGGGTGGGCGAGCGCGGGCTGAAACTATCCGGCGGCGAGAAGCAGCGGGTGGCGATTGCGCGGACGCTGTTGAAAGACCCGCCGGTGCTGGTGCTGGACGAGGCGACCAGCGCGCTCGACAGCCGAACAGAAACGGAAATCCAGGACGTGCTGCGCAGCATATCGCGCAAGCGGACGACCTTGATCGTCGCGCATCGGCTGTCCACCGTTGTGGATGCGGATGAAATCATCGTGCTGGAGCAGGGCCGGATCGTCGAGCGCGGGCGGCATGGCGATCTCGTGCGGGCCGATGGTCTCTACGCCGCCATGTGGGCGCGACAGGCGACCGAGCGAGACGATATGCCGGTCGAGCCGGGGATCGAGCCGAAGATCGAAGACCTGTTCGAGGTGGTCGTGCCGGGCGGCAGGGGCTGA
- a CDS encoding acyl-CoA thioesterase: MSSTYTTRITAGPEHIDVLGHVNNAVWVQWMEQVATEHWTRDADPAHLDAYVWVVTRHEIDYRGNVQQGETVSVRTWIPQGPRGARFDRHMEFTGPDGKVKVSAKSTWAIIDKETGRILRVPPEVAARFIEG; this comes from the coding sequence ATGTCCTCCACCTATACCACCCGGATCACCGCAGGCCCCGAGCATATCGACGTTCTGGGTCATGTGAACAACGCCGTCTGGGTCCAGTGGATGGAGCAGGTCGCGACCGAGCATTGGACCCGCGATGCCGATCCGGCGCATCTCGATGCCTATGTCTGGGTCGTGACCCGGCATGAGATCGACTATCGCGGCAATGTGCAGCAGGGCGAAACCGTTTCTGTCCGGACCTGGATTCCGCAAGGTCCGCGCGGTGCGCGCTTCGACCGTCACATGGAATTCACCGGCCCGGACGGCAAGGTGAAGGTGTCGGCCAAGTCCACCTGGGCGATCATCGACAAGGAAACGGGCCGCATTCTCCGGGTTCCGCCAGAGGTCGCGGCCCGCTTTATCGAGGGCTAG
- the dapD gene encoding 2,3,4,5-tetrahydropyridine-2,6-dicarboxylate N-succinyltransferase, with protein MSNELIATIDAAWEDRANVNLSTQGAVRQAVDKALAMLDSGEARVAEPTAEGWQVNQWLKKAVLLSFRLNDNAMIDNGPGAGHWWDKVPSKFAGWDEAAFRAAGFRAVPGSFARAGAHIAKNVVLMPSFVNIGAFVDEGTMVDTWVTVGSCAQIGKNVHLSGGVGIGGVLEPLQADPVIIEDDCFIGARSEVVEGVRIGKGSVLSMGVYISQSTKIIDRTTGEVFLGEVPPYSVVVPGSLPGKPLPDGTPGPSLYCAVIVKRVDAQTRSKTGINELLRD; from the coding sequence ATGAGCAACGAACTGATCGCGACCATCGACGCCGCCTGGGAGGACCGGGCCAATGTGAACCTGTCGACGCAGGGGGCCGTGCGCCAGGCGGTCGACAAGGCGCTGGCGATGCTGGACAGCGGCGAGGCGCGGGTGGCCGAACCGACCGCGGAGGGCTGGCAGGTCAACCAGTGGCTGAAGAAGGCGGTGCTGCTCTCCTTCCGACTCAACGACAATGCGATGATCGACAATGGTCCGGGCGCCGGCCATTGGTGGGACAAGGTGCCCAGCAAGTTCGCCGGCTGGGACGAAGCGGCCTTCCGCGCCGCCGGGTTCCGCGCCGTGCCCGGCAGCTTCGCCCGCGCGGGTGCGCATATCGCGAAAAACGTCGTGCTGATGCCGAGCTTCGTCAACATCGGCGCTTTCGTGGATGAAGGCACGATGGTCGACACCTGGGTGACGGTGGGAAGCTGCGCGCAGATCGGCAAGAACGTTCATCTGTCGGGCGGCGTCGGCATCGGCGGCGTGCTGGAGCCGCTCCAGGCCGATCCGGTGATCATCGAGGATGACTGCTTCATCGGCGCCCGCTCCGAAGTCGTGGAGGGCGTGCGCATCGGCAAGGGTTCGGTGCTGTCGATGGGGGTCTATATCAGCCAGTCGACGAAGATCATCGACCGCACCACCGGCGAAGTCTTCCTGGGTGAAGTGCCGCCCTATTCGGTGGTCGTGCCCGGCTCGCTGCCCGGCAAGCCGCTGCCCGACGGTACGCCGGGGCCGAGCCTCTATTGCGCGGTGATCGTGAAGCGGGTCGATGCGCAGACGCGGTCGAAGACCGGGATCAACGAACTGCTGCGGGACTAA
- a CDS encoding TerC family protein: MEFLFMDWLGTPAWFWLAFFAIVAALTAFDLGFLHKENKEIGIRESLKLSVFYISIAMAFGGWVWFVRGPEPGMQYFTGFFIEKALSIDNVFVISLIFTYFAIPAKYQYRALLWGIIGVIVLRGLMIAGGAMLLHQAYWVLYLFAAFLIFTGIKMMFSGDEPMDVGKNPAIRFISKHMRVTPELHGEHFLARMADPKTGKVVTAATPLLLALVVINFADLIFAVDSVPAIFAITTDTFIVYTSNVMAILGLRALYFALAAMVHRFHYLKYALAAILVLIGAKIFVADFLLDEGKFPPALSLGVTFALIGAGVGWSLWKTRAEERRLA, encoded by the coding sequence ATGGAATTTCTCTTCATGGACTGGCTGGGGACGCCCGCCTGGTTCTGGCTGGCCTTTTTCGCCATCGTCGCGGCGCTGACGGCCTTCGACCTCGGTTTCCTGCACAAGGAGAATAAGGAAATCGGCATCAGGGAGAGCCTGAAGCTTTCCGTCTTCTACATCAGCATCGCCATGGCTTTTGGCGGCTGGGTCTGGTTCGTGCGCGGGCCGGAGCCGGGAATGCAATATTTTACCGGCTTCTTCATCGAAAAGGCGCTGTCGATCGACAATGTCTTCGTCATCAGCCTGATCTTCACCTATTTCGCCATTCCGGCCAAATATCAGTATCGGGCGCTGCTCTGGGGCATCATCGGCGTGATCGTGCTGCGCGGCCTGATGATCGCGGGCGGGGCGATGCTGCTGCATCAGGCCTATTGGGTGCTGTACCTGTTCGCCGCCTTCCTGATCTTCACCGGCATCAAGATGATGTTCAGCGGCGATGAGCCGATGGATGTCGGCAAGAATCCCGCGATCCGCTTTATTTCAAAGCATATGCGGGTGACGCCGGAGCTGCATGGCGAGCATTTCCTGGCGCGCATGGCTGATCCGAAGACGGGCAAGGTGGTGACGGCGGCGACGCCGCTGCTGCTGGCGCTGGTGGTGATCAACTTTGCCGACCTGATATTCGCGGTGGACAGCGTGCCCGCGATCTTCGCGATCACGACCGATACCTTCATCGTCTATACGTCGAACGTGATGGCGATATTGGGCCTGCGGGCGCTTTATTTCGCGCTGGCGGCGATGGTGCATCGCTTCCACTATCTGAAATATGCGCTGGCCGCGATCCTGGTGCTCATTGGCGCCAAGATATTCGTGGCGGACTTCCTGCTGGATGAAGGGAAATTCCCGCCCGCGCTGAGCCTGGGCGTGACCTTCGCGCTGATCGGCGCAGGTGTGGGCTGGTCGCTGTGGAAGACGAGGGCGGAGGAGCGGCGGCTCGCCTAG
- a CDS encoding S9 family peptidase — protein sequence MTASPKAPTADRRPHSFSHHGITVEDPYAWLRDPGYPEVKDKAVLSYLEEENAFFEAAMQPHKALTDALFEEMKGRIKEDDSSVPQKDGDYIYWRAFEIGAQYRKWYRKPVAGGEDQLILDEPALAEGHEYFRLGAMSVSPDGRYLAYAIDNNGSERFEARIKDLFTGELLPEIIPDTLSSLVWTSDSKGLLYGIANEQWRTDNARLHWLGQGVESDIELFHEDDEGFRVSVGLTSSEKWIVIATGDHVTTEAWLLPADNPTAKPLLVAPRQPGREYEVDEHEGTLYIRTNDTHPNFRLVRATLETPDQWEEVIASDPHFYLTDFTLFKGFYVTEGRQDGLDQIELRDYATHSPKRIPFPEASYSASLDDNPEYDVTKLRIGYESMVTPDTIYDYDLATGELEVLKVQEIPSGYDATRYATERLMIPARDGTPIPVSIVYPKDLPRDGSAPLSLYGYGAYGIAMEPGFSTSRLSLLDRGFAFALAHIRGGDDLGQQWYLDGKLDKRINTFTDFVDVAKSLIDLGYTSKGKIGISGGSAGGELMGAVVNSNPDLWGAVVAHVPFVDVLNTMLDETLPLTPGEWPEWGNPIEDKAAFETILSYDPYSNVSAQGYPPLMVTAGLNDPRVTYWEPAKWVARLRATKTDDNILILKTNMGAGHGGKSGRFESLHETAEEFAFILWQLGVAD from the coding sequence ATGACCGCTTCCCCCAAAGCCCCCACCGCCGACCGCCGCCCGCACAGCTTCTCCCATCACGGCATCACGGTGGAGGATCCCTATGCCTGGCTGCGCGATCCCGGCTATCCGGAGGTGAAGGACAAGGCGGTGCTGTCCTATCTGGAGGAAGAGAACGCCTTTTTCGAAGCCGCGATGCAACCGCACAAGGCGCTGACTGACGCGCTGTTCGAGGAGATGAAGGGCCGCATCAAGGAAGATGACAGCTCGGTCCCGCAGAAGGACGGCGACTATATCTACTGGCGTGCTTTCGAGATCGGCGCGCAATATCGCAAATGGTATCGCAAGCCCGTCGCCGGGGGGGAGGATCAGCTCATCCTCGATGAACCCGCTCTGGCGGAGGGGCATGAATATTTCCGCCTCGGCGCCATGTCGGTCAGCCCGGACGGGCGTTACCTCGCTTATGCCATCGACAATAATGGCTCGGAGCGGTTCGAGGCGCGGATCAAGGACCTCTTTACCGGCGAACTTCTGCCTGAGATCATCCCTGACACCCTGTCCTCGCTGGTGTGGACGAGCGACAGCAAGGGTCTGCTCTACGGTATCGCCAATGAGCAGTGGCGCACCGACAATGCCCGCCTCCATTGGCTGGGTCAGGGCGTGGAAAGCGACATCGAGCTGTTCCATGAGGATGATGAAGGCTTCCGCGTCTCGGTCGGCCTCACCTCCTCGGAAAAGTGGATCGTGATCGCGACCGGGGACCATGTGACCACCGAAGCCTGGCTGCTCCCCGCCGACAATCCCACCGCGAAACCACTGCTCGTCGCCCCGCGTCAGCCCGGCCGGGAATATGAGGTCGATGAGCATGAGGGCACGCTCTACATCCGCACCAACGACACCCATCCCAATTTCCGGCTGGTGAGGGCGACGCTGGAAACGCCCGACCAGTGGGAAGAGGTGATCGCGTCGGACCCGCATTTCTACCTGACCGATTTCACGCTGTTCAAAGGCTTTTACGTCACCGAAGGGCGGCAGGACGGCCTCGACCAGATCGAGTTGCGCGACTATGCCACCCATAGCCCCAAGCGCATTCCCTTCCCGGAGGCCAGCTATTCGGCCTCGCTGGACGATAATCCCGAATATGACGTGACCAAGCTGCGCATCGGCTATGAATCGATGGTCACGCCGGACACGATCTATGACTATGATTTGGCGACGGGTGAACTCGAAGTCCTGAAGGTGCAGGAAATTCCATCAGGCTATGACGCGACCCGCTACGCTACCGAGCGGCTGATGATCCCGGCCCGCGACGGCACGCCAATCCCGGTGTCGATCGTCTATCCCAAAGACCTCCCCCGCGATGGCAGCGCGCCGCTCAGTCTTTACGGCTATGGCGCTTATGGCATCGCGATGGAGCCGGGCTTCTCCACCAGCCGGCTTTCGCTGCTGGACCGCGGTTTCGCCTTCGCCCTTGCGCATATTCGCGGCGGCGATGATCTCGGCCAGCAATGGTATCTGGATGGCAAGCTCGACAAGCGGATCAACACTTTCACCGATTTTGTGGATGTGGCGAAGAGTCTGATCGACTTGGGCTACACCTCTAAGGGCAAAATCGGCATTTCCGGCGGATCGGCGGGCGGCGAGCTGATGGGTGCGGTCGTCAACAGCAATCCCGATCTCTGGGGCGCGGTGGTGGCGCATGTGCCTTTCGTGGACGTGCTGAACACCATGCTGGACGAGACGCTGCCGTTGACGCCGGGCGAATGGCCCGAATGGGGCAACCCGATCGAGGACAAGGCCGCGTTCGAGACGATCCTCTCCTACGATCCCTACAGCAATGTGAGCGCGCAAGGCTATCCGCCGCTGATGGTCACGGCCGGCCTCAACGACCCCCGCGTGACCTATTGGGAACCCGCCAAATGGGTCGCCCGTTTGCGCGCCACGAAGACGGACGACAATATCCTGATCCTCAAGACCAATATGGGCGCGGGCCATGGCGGCAAGTCGGGCCGTTTCGAAAGCCTCCACGAAACGGCAGAGGAATTCGCTTTCATCCTTTGGCAACTGGGCGTCGCGGACTGA
- a CDS encoding aminopeptidase P family protein, whose product MSTHEDRLKALRAQLVRDKLDGFVVPLTDEYMSEYVGAYAQRLAWLTGFQGSAGSAVVLPEEAAIFVDGRYTLQVREQVDAAHWQYESVPQTSVAAWLGEHAPAGGRIGYDPWLHTRAWVKAANEALAERGAALVAVDTNPVDSVWPDRPAPSEAKLVVHDDRYAGQSAAEKRQAMADWLTAKHADAAVLSALDSLAWTFNIRGKDVERTPVALAYAIVHADATADIYVAPEKIDETVVKHLGNAVRVHDRADFAGALAGFAGKTVAADPERAVAAIFEALEAGGATVLSLRDPAVLPKAVKNPVEIAGHKAAQARDGAALSRFLHWIAVEAPKGGVDELGAAARLEAFRKETGLLEDLSFDTISGAGPNGAVVHYRVEEKTNRPIETGSLYLVDSGGQYRDGTTDVTRTIAIGTPTEEMKHRFTLVLKGHIALGRAQFPRGTRGGQLDVLARQYLWAEGLDYAHGTGHGVGSFLSVHEGPQRIATFGGGDEALQAGMILSNEPGYYKTGEYGIRIENLVLVEPRDVPGAEREMLGFETLTFAPIDRNAIAVDLLTGEERAWLDAYHAKVIEIVGPQLEGDALNWLKAACAPL is encoded by the coding sequence ATGTCTACGCATGAAGACCGGCTGAAAGCCCTCCGCGCCCAACTGGTGCGCGATAAATTGGATGGCTTTGTCGTGCCGCTGACCGATGAGTATATGAGCGAATATGTCGGCGCCTATGCGCAGCGGCTGGCCTGGTTGACGGGGTTTCAGGGCTCGGCGGGCAGCGCCGTCGTGCTGCCGGAGGAAGCGGCGATCTTCGTCGACGGGCGCTATACGCTCCAGGTGCGCGAGCAGGTGGACGCGGCGCACTGGCAATATGAGAGCGTGCCGCAGACATCCGTGGCGGCCTGGCTGGGCGAGCATGCGCCTGCCGGTGGCCGGATCGGCTATGACCCGTGGCTGCACACGCGCGCCTGGGTGAAGGCGGCGAACGAGGCGCTGGCCGAACGCGGCGCGGCGCTGGTGGCGGTGGACACCAATCCGGTCGATTCGGTGTGGCCGGACCGCCCCGCCCCCAGCGAGGCCAAGCTGGTGGTGCATGACGACCGCTATGCCGGACAGTCGGCGGCGGAGAAGCGGCAGGCGATGGCCGATTGGCTGACCGCGAAACACGCCGATGCGGCGGTGCTGTCGGCGCTCGATTCGCTGGCCTGGACCTTCAACATCCGGGGCAAGGATGTGGAGCGGACGCCGGTGGCGCTCGCCTATGCCATCGTCCATGCCGATGCGACGGCGGACATCTATGTCGCGCCGGAAAAGATCGATGAGACGGTGGTGAAGCATCTCGGCAATGCGGTGCGGGTGCACGACCGGGCCGATTTCGCCGGAGCCTTGGCGGGCTTTGCGGGGAAGACCGTGGCGGCAGACCCCGAGCGTGCGGTGGCGGCGATCTTCGAGGCGCTGGAGGCGGGCGGCGCGACCGTGCTTTCCTTGCGCGATCCTGCGGTGCTGCCCAAGGCGGTCAAGAACCCGGTCGAGATTGCCGGCCATAAGGCGGCGCAGGCGCGGGACGGCGCGGCGTTGAGCCGTTTCCTGCATTGGATCGCGGTCGAGGCGCCCAAGGGCGGCGTCGATGAACTGGGCGCGGCGGCCAGGCTGGAGGCGTTCCGCAAGGAGACCGGGTTGCTGGAGGATCTGTCCTTCGACACCATTTCCGGCGCGGGACCGAACGGCGCCGTGGTGCATTACCGGGTCGAGGAAAAGACGAACCGGCCGATCGAGACCGGCAGCCTCTATCTGGTCGATTCGGGCGGGCAATATCGCGACGGCACCACCGACGTGACGCGCACCATCGCCATCGGCACGCCAACTGAGGAAATGAAGCACCGCTTCACGCTGGTGCTGAAGGGCCATATCGCGCTCGGCCGGGCACAGTTCCCGAGGGGAACGCGGGGCGGCCAGCTCGACGTGCTGGCACGGCAGTATCTTTGGGCTGAGGGGCTGGACTACGCCCATGGCACCGGCCATGGCGTCGGCAGCTTCCTGTCGGTGCATGAAGGTCCGCAGAGGATCGCGACCTTCGGCGGCGGCGACGAGGCGCTCCAGGCGGGCATGATCCTCTCCAACGAGCCGGGTTATTACAAGACAGGCGAATATGGCATCCGCATCGAAAATCTGGTGCTGGTCGAACCGCGCGACGTGCCGGGCGCCGAACGGGAAATGCTGGGGTTCGAGACGCTGACCTTCGCGCCGATCGACCGCAACGCGATTGCCGTGGACTTGCTGACCGGCGAAGAGCGCGCCTGGTTGGATGCCTATCATGCCAAGGTGATCGAGATCGTCGGGCCACAACTGGAGGGCGATGCGCTCAACTGGCTAAAGGCTGCCTGCGCGCCTTTGTAG
- a CDS encoding pyrimidine 5'-nucleotidase, with product MRADLAHVDTWIFDLDNTLYPAKADLFALIDVKMGEFIQGLLGCDPVIAKQTQKRYFLEHGTTLSGLMHHHGIEPREFLDYVHDISMDRLEVDEALNAHIAALPGRRLIFTNGDAAYATRVLDKLGLTGAFELIHDIHACQYVPKPDPSGYAELCRVHKVDAARAAFFEDMARNLKPAKAIGMTTIWVNNGSEAGDHGHHPDFIDFETDHLTPFLADIFGEQP from the coding sequence ATGCGCGCCGATCTCGCCCATGTCGACACCTGGATCTTCGATCTGGACAATACGCTCTACCCGGCGAAGGCGGACCTGTTCGCGCTGATCGACGTGAAGATGGGCGAGTTCATCCAGGGTCTGCTCGGCTGCGATCCGGTCATCGCGAAACAGACGCAGAAACGCTATTTCCTGGAGCATGGCACGACCCTTTCCGGCCTGATGCACCATCACGGCATCGAGCCGCGCGAATTTCTCGACTATGTGCATGACATTTCGATGGACCGGCTGGAGGTCGACGAGGCGCTCAACGCCCATATCGCCGCGCTGCCGGGGCGGCGGCTGATCTTCACCAATGGCGACGCCGCCTATGCCACGCGGGTGCTGGACAAGCTGGGCCTGACCGGCGCGTTCGAACTGATCCACGACATCCACGCCTGCCAATATGTGCCCAAGCCCGACCCGTCAGGCTATGCGGAGCTGTGCCGCGTGCACAAGGTCGATGCCGCCCGCGCCGCCTTTTTCGAGGATATGGCGCGCAACCTCAAGCCCGCCAAGGCGATCGGCATGACCACCATCTGGGTCAATAACGGCTCGGAAGCGGGCGACCATGGCCATCATCCCGATTTCATCGATTTCGAAACCGACCATCTGACGCCGTTTCTGGCGGATATTTTTGGGGAACAACCATGA
- a CDS encoding helix-turn-helix domain-containing protein: MATKDKGYRSEIAGAIHEMMSDAHDAGVVSRATLRTFDEARLAPAPTLAGDEIRAIREREHVSQPVFADYLNVSRNLVSDWERGVKRPGGSALRLLSIIQRKGLQAVA, from the coding sequence ATGGCGACGAAGGATAAAGGCTATCGCAGCGAGATCGCAGGCGCGATCCATGAAATGATGAGTGACGCGCACGACGCGGGCGTAGTGTCGCGTGCAACGCTTCGCACTTTTGACGAGGCGCGCCTTGCTCCCGCTCCGACACTCGCGGGCGATGAAATCCGCGCGATCCGCGAGCGCGAGCATGTCTCACAGCCGGTGTTTGCGGACTATCTCAACGTATCGCGCAATCTGGTATCCGATTGGGAGCGCGGCGTGAAGCGCCCCGGTGGCTCCGCCTTGCGTCTGCTGTCCATCATCCAGCGCAAGGGCTTGCAGGCCGTCGCGTAG
- a CDS encoding autoinducer binding domain-containing protein yields the protein MPTVGIVSNNIVSVTDDFVRSVRTIASATDLRTLISNVAREMGFSYYALIHHADLQIPRDDIVDLKDYPSAIVERLFSNRTFRRDPVIRGCIFSGGAFIWSDVPTFMHLDRYDLATLEIGAREGLNQGITVPFHRLGDPIGSCTFAGTRILNRVERYLGSSQLIGVFAFPRLFEQGDR from the coding sequence TTGCCGACAGTCGGGATCGTTTCAAACAACATCGTCTCCGTCACAGACGATTTTGTGCGATCCGTAAGAACCATCGCAAGCGCAACCGACCTAAGAACGCTGATTTCAAACGTCGCCCGCGAGATGGGCTTCTCTTACTATGCTCTCATTCATCATGCAGATTTGCAGATACCGCGCGACGACATCGTCGATCTCAAGGACTATCCCTCCGCGATAGTGGAGCGCCTGTTTTCCAACAGGACTTTTCGGCGCGATCCCGTCATTCGCGGATGCATATTCTCCGGGGGTGCCTTCATATGGTCGGACGTGCCGACCTTCATGCATCTCGATCGCTACGACCTCGCCACTCTCGAAATCGGCGCGCGCGAAGGATTGAACCAAGGAATCACTGTTCCCTTTCACCGTCTAGGCGATCCGATCGGGTCATGCACGTTTGCCGGAACACGGATCCTGAACCGCGTCGAACGGTACTTGGGATCGTCGCAGTTGATCGGGGTCTTTGCGTTTCCGCGGCTTTTCGAACAAGGAGATCGCTAG
- a CDS encoding acyl-homoserine-lactone synthase produces MGTVLMIHVIDNHLAPANRTLLQSMFADRKRLFVDLFGWDVPVVDGQYEIDQFDNCHTV; encoded by the coding sequence TTGGGAACAGTTCTCATGATCCACGTCATCGACAACCACTTGGCTCCGGCGAACCGGACGCTGCTGCAATCCATGTTCGCCGACCGCAAGCGCCTATTCGTCGATCTGTTCGGCTGGGATGTTCCGGTCGTCGACGGCCAGTACGAGATCGACCAGTTCGATAATTGCCACACCGTCTAG
- a CDS encoding VOC family protein, with protein sequence MDSSLATAGIHSLDRFELEVPDLGEARRFYETFGLNVCAEGDALTLRTFGDAHVWGRIRQGSAKRLLAIRLGIYQKDLDRLVAQIDSARIPAPANAGGDLWCAAPDGLPIELAVASKTSPDAKATFDIGARASRERGASARGARTQVRPRRLAHIALFTPDVPAAIDFYCNRLGMRLSDRSGDAVAFLHGRHGSEHHMLAFLRSDGRGLHHSSWDVGTLADVGLGAMQMGQAGYTAGWGLGRHVLGSNYFHYVRDPWGGFAEYSADMDYIAADAQWQAEDHPPEDSAFLWGPSPPTDIATNFEIEQSCGGSL encoded by the coding sequence ATGGATTCCTCGCTCGCCACCGCAGGCATTCATTCGCTCGATCGCTTTGAACTGGAGGTTCCCGACCTTGGAGAAGCGCGTAGATTTTACGAGACGTTCGGACTGAACGTTTGCGCGGAGGGGGATGCGCTGACGCTCCGAACCTTCGGAGACGCACATGTCTGGGGACGCATCCGGCAGGGCTCTGCCAAGCGGTTGCTGGCGATACGCCTCGGCATCTACCAGAAAGATCTCGACCGGCTTGTCGCCCAGATAGACTCTGCCCGCATCCCCGCGCCGGCCAACGCGGGAGGGGATTTGTGGTGCGCAGCTCCAGACGGTTTGCCCATAGAGCTCGCAGTCGCCTCGAAAACGTCACCCGACGCTAAAGCGACCTTCGATATCGGAGCACGAGCTTCGCGCGAGCGCGGTGCGTCTGCCAGAGGAGCGCGGACGCAGGTCCGGCCGCGAAGATTGGCCCACATCGCTCTGTTTACGCCCGACGTCCCTGCTGCGATCGATTTCTACTGCAACCGCCTCGGTATGCGGCTGTCGGACCGATCCGGCGACGCCGTCGCGTTCCTTCACGGGCGTCATGGAAGCGAGCATCATATGCTTGCCTTTCTTCGCTCGGATGGGAGAGGACTGCATCACTCAAGTTGGGACGTTGGCACGCTCGCGGATGTAGGATTGGGAGCGATGCAGATGGGCCAAGCTGGCTATACGGCCGGATGGGGTCTCGGTCGGCACGTCCTGGGCTCAAACTACTTCCACTATGTCCGTGATCCCTGGGGAGGCTTCGCGGAATATTCGGCAGACATGGATTACATAGCTGCCGACGCCCAATGGCAGGCGGAGGACCATCCGCCGGAAGACAGCGCGTTTCTGTGGGGGCCGTCGCCGCCAACCGATATCGCAACAAACTTCGAAATCGAACAAAGCTGCGGGGGTAGTCTGTGA